Proteins from a genomic interval of Amycolatopsis sp. cg13:
- a CDS encoding TetR/AcrR family transcriptional regulator, which yields MKDASGTEARATRKRAERVRLIEHTAARLFAERGYEATNFEDIGAALDLRGPSLYHYFSSKEELFLRCMEHAAAEVFPRLVAIAKSEHPPRERLRLMFREEAVLALREYPEFIPLFLKVRVPVAALESRRDELRREQTMIFRAVADELAEDLHLTLNLALGGLALIGEWFDPEDRLGVDEFAESVSRTLVGLFGGGG from the coding sequence GTGAAGGACGCGAGCGGCACCGAGGCCCGCGCGACGCGCAAACGCGCCGAGCGGGTCCGGCTCATCGAGCACACCGCCGCCCGGCTTTTCGCCGAGCGCGGCTACGAGGCGACGAACTTCGAGGACATCGGCGCGGCCTTGGACCTGCGCGGCCCCAGCCTCTACCACTACTTCTCGTCGAAGGAAGAGCTGTTCCTCCGGTGCATGGAGCACGCGGCCGCGGAGGTGTTCCCTCGGCTCGTCGCGATCGCGAAGTCGGAACACCCGCCACGGGAAAGGCTGAGGCTGATGTTCCGGGAGGAAGCCGTGCTCGCTCTTCGCGAGTACCCGGAGTTCATTCCGCTCTTCCTCAAGGTGCGGGTCCCGGTCGCGGCGCTGGAGTCCCGTCGCGACGAACTCCGGCGCGAGCAGACCATGATCTTCCGGGCCGTGGCGGACGAGCTGGCCGAGGACCTGCACCTGACCTTGAATCTGGCGCTGGGCGGACTGGCGCTCATCGGCGAATGGTTCGACCCGGAAGACCGGCTCGGCGTGGACGAGTTCGCCGAGTCGGTGTCCCGCACTCTCGTCGGGCTGTTCGGGGGCGGTGGGTGA
- a CDS encoding aldehyde dehydrogenase family protein: MEAAGVRVPHTDDVFVGGEWRPATGDGHTIVSPSDASPVGTARQASEDDATAAVDAAFSARGAWAATPLADRVATCARWLDNVDRRAADLDVAWAVEAGMPVRHGKALHRFGTLASWRSALDGAEEMLRERRQPSELGDVLLRREPAGVVAAMLPYNGPVVTVASKVVPALLAGCPVIVKAAPESLLTMALVAECAQQAGFPAGVVNFVSGPVTVGQALTRDSRVDLVSLTGGHPAAQDVLAVTHGRYARTQLELGGKSPAVILDDAPLDKVLRALVPGATNGAGQVCALLSRILVSERRHDEVVERLKSAWERLVIGDPLDRATHIGPLVNEAALRRTEGFVARARQDGARLVTGGGRPAGLETGWFHQPTIFTDVAENAELVRREVFGPVTAVQVYRDLDDAVRLANATEFGLSGAVYTADVEAGIEIAGRIRAGAVAVNSFGPAMSAPFGGVGASGWGRESGPEGILGFTELKQILVGAA; the protein is encoded by the coding sequence GTGGAAGCGGCAGGCGTACGGGTACCGCACACCGACGACGTCTTCGTCGGTGGCGAATGGCGGCCGGCGACCGGAGACGGGCACACCATCGTGTCTCCGTCGGACGCGAGTCCGGTCGGCACGGCACGGCAGGCCTCCGAAGACGACGCGACCGCGGCGGTCGATGCCGCCTTCTCCGCCCGTGGAGCGTGGGCCGCCACTCCCCTGGCCGACCGGGTCGCGACGTGCGCCCGCTGGCTGGACAACGTCGACCGGCGTGCGGCCGATCTGGACGTGGCCTGGGCCGTCGAGGCGGGAATGCCGGTGCGGCACGGCAAGGCGCTGCACCGGTTCGGGACTCTCGCCTCGTGGCGATCCGCGCTCGACGGCGCCGAGGAGATGCTGCGGGAACGACGCCAGCCCTCGGAACTCGGCGATGTCCTCCTGCGCCGGGAGCCCGCCGGTGTCGTAGCGGCGATGCTGCCCTACAACGGTCCGGTGGTGACGGTGGCGTCCAAGGTCGTTCCGGCGTTGCTCGCCGGGTGCCCCGTGATCGTCAAGGCAGCACCGGAATCCCTGTTGACGATGGCGTTAGTGGCGGAATGCGCCCAGCAAGCCGGTTTTCCCGCCGGAGTGGTGAACTTCGTGTCGGGACCGGTCACCGTCGGGCAGGCACTGACGCGGGACTCCCGGGTGGATCTGGTTTCGCTGACCGGCGGGCACCCGGCGGCGCAGGACGTCCTCGCGGTCACGCACGGCCGGTACGCGCGCACTCAACTGGAACTGGGCGGGAAGTCGCCGGCGGTGATCCTGGACGACGCGCCGCTGGACAAGGTGCTGCGGGCGCTCGTGCCCGGCGCTACCAACGGGGCGGGCCAGGTGTGCGCGTTGCTGTCCCGGATCCTGGTCTCCGAACGTCGGCACGACGAGGTCGTCGAGCGGCTGAAGTCCGCCTGGGAACGCCTCGTCATCGGTGATCCGCTCGATCGGGCGACGCACATCGGCCCGCTGGTCAACGAGGCGGCTCTGCGCCGCACCGAAGGTTTCGTCGCCCGGGCGAGGCAGGACGGCGCCCGGCTCGTCACCGGCGGCGGACGGCCCGCCGGGCTGGAGACCGGGTGGTTCCACCAGCCCACGATCTTCACCGACGTCGCCGAGAACGCCGAACTGGTGCGGCGCGAGGTGTTCGGGCCGGTGACCGCGGTGCAGGTGTACCGCGACCTCGACGACGCCGTCCGGCTGGCCAACGCCACCGAGTTCGGGCTGTCGGGTGCGGTGTACACCGCTGATGTCGAGGCAGGGATCGAAATCGCGGGCCGGATTCGCGCCGGGGCGGTGGCGGTCAATTCCTTCGGTCCGGCGATGAGCGCTCCCTTCGGCGGGGTCGGCGCGTCGGGCTGGGGTCGTGAGTCCGGCCCCGAAGGGATTCTCGGTTTCACCGAGCTCAAGCAGATCCTCGTCGGTGCCGCGTGA
- a CDS encoding alpha/beta hydrolase has translation MKALYWDIAADVYFPPEFDETKKYPVVITAHPIGSCKEQTSGNVYGTALADAGFVAVAFDASFQGASGGEPRFIEDPTLRVQDFSYVIDYLVTQSYVDEDRIGVLGICGAGGYSVNATMTERRIKALGTVAGANYGRLMHESFTNYDPIAALEAMAAQRTAEARGAELRVDDLLPPSPEKAQELGLTEIDVYEATEYYRSDRGRKPHGLNRALFSHQATAVGWDAFNRAEVLLTQPLLVVVGDKPGAFGSYRDGLEIVRRARSEKKELVVAEGWSHYDLYDKPEPVKIALERLVPFYRENL, from the coding sequence GTGAAAGCGCTCTATTGGGACATCGCGGCGGACGTGTACTTCCCGCCGGAGTTCGACGAAACCAAGAAGTACCCCGTCGTCATCACCGCGCATCCGATCGGCAGCTGCAAGGAGCAGACCTCCGGCAATGTCTACGGAACCGCGCTCGCCGACGCGGGTTTCGTCGCCGTCGCCTTCGACGCGAGCTTCCAGGGCGCCAGCGGCGGCGAACCGCGGTTCATCGAAGACCCGACGCTGCGCGTGCAGGACTTCAGCTACGTCATCGACTACCTGGTCACTCAGTCCTATGTGGACGAGGACCGGATCGGTGTGCTGGGGATCTGCGGCGCGGGCGGCTACTCGGTGAACGCGACCATGACCGAACGCCGGATCAAGGCGCTCGGCACCGTCGCCGGCGCGAACTACGGACGGCTGATGCACGAGTCGTTCACGAACTACGACCCGATCGCCGCGCTGGAGGCGATGGCCGCGCAGCGCACCGCCGAAGCCCGCGGCGCGGAACTGCGCGTGGACGACCTGCTGCCGCCGTCGCCGGAGAAGGCCCAGGAACTCGGCCTGACCGAGATCGACGTGTACGAGGCCACCGAGTACTACCGCAGCGACCGCGGCCGCAAGCCGCACGGGCTCAACCGGGCACTGTTCTCGCACCAGGCGACCGCGGTCGGCTGGGACGCGTTCAACCGCGCCGAGGTGCTGCTGACCCAGCCGCTGCTGGTCGTCGTCGGCGACAAGCCGGGCGCGTTCGGGTCCTACCGGGACGGCCTGGAGATCGTCCGCCGCGCCCGGTCGGAGAAGAAGGAACTCGTCGTCGCCGAGGGCTGGTCGCACTACGACCTCTACGACAAGCCGGAGCCGGTGAAGATCGCGCTCGAGCGGCTCGTGCCGTTCTACCGCGAGAACCTCTGA
- a CDS encoding N-acyl homoserine lactonase family protein, translating into MSGTVKHLWALDAPTIATDCGLFQLGTGGTPLAVPIPTFLIEHDLGLLMFDSGLDSTAAGDPARAYGPLAEAFDIRFPEDHRLDTQLESIGFTTKDVRQVVISHLHFDHTGGLDLFPGAQGFLGADELRYARTPRALDAAMFREHDLDAASRIDWLEVPRGYDHDVFGDGSVTILSLPGHTPGTLGLQVRLPDGKQIVLSSDAAHLRSNIEQTTGMPLDVSNPDKETGLRKLKLLASRPDTTVWVNHDPDDWELNRPNGRQVA; encoded by the coding sequence GTGTCCGGCACCGTCAAACACCTCTGGGCGCTCGACGCCCCGACCATCGCCACCGACTGCGGCCTGTTCCAGCTCGGCACCGGCGGCACCCCGCTCGCCGTGCCGATCCCGACCTTCCTGATCGAGCACGACCTCGGCCTGCTCATGTTCGACTCCGGACTAGACAGCACCGCCGCCGGTGACCCCGCCCGCGCCTACGGCCCCCTCGCCGAAGCCTTCGACATCCGATTCCCCGAAGACCATCGGCTGGACACCCAGCTGGAGTCGATCGGTTTCACCACGAAGGACGTGCGGCAGGTCGTCATCTCGCACCTGCATTTCGACCACACCGGCGGCCTCGACCTGTTCCCCGGCGCGCAAGGCTTCCTCGGAGCCGACGAACTGCGCTACGCCCGCACGCCACGCGCACTCGACGCAGCCATGTTCCGAGAACACGACCTCGACGCGGCGAGCCGGATCGACTGGCTCGAAGTCCCCCGCGGCTACGACCATGACGTCTTCGGCGACGGCAGCGTGACGATCCTGTCCCTGCCCGGCCACACCCCCGGCACGCTCGGACTGCAAGTGCGGTTGCCCGACGGCAAGCAGATCGTCCTGAGCAGCGACGCCGCCCACCTGCGCAGCAACATCGAGCAGACCACCGGCATGCCGCTGGACGTCTCCAACCCCGACAAGGAAACCGGCCTGCGCAAGCTGAAGCTGCTCGCCAGCAGGCCGGACACCACGGTCTGGGTCAACCACGACCCTGACGACTGGGAACTCAACCGGCCCAACGGACGGCAGGTCGCCTGA
- a CDS encoding zinc-binding dehydrogenase — protein sequence MTEAALLEKAGSALRITEITLADPGPGEVVVEVRATGVCQSDVGVFTGKLPAPVPLVLGHEGAGVVVEVGAGVEDLKAGDHVVLSWLASCGSCFYCQRAEQHLCGRPRTMLGAHTMVDGSTRMSLNGAPVRQFCGLGSFSQRTVVPAGAAIKIPDDIPIASAALLGCGVLTGFGAAVHTGEVRVGDTVAVVGCGGVGLNAVQGARIAGATTIIAIDVHADRLALAAELGATHTLTAGPDVVKQVQARTGRRGADVVIEVAGRHETVQQAIAMSRRGGTTVLVGAGPGVGIDEVFGNVVMAGKTVKGCLYGSAHVKRDIPRLVELYRSGALHLDQLVTETFAFTDIAKAVDYCAAEQGARAVVLA from the coding sequence ATGACTGAAGCCGCGCTGCTCGAGAAGGCGGGCTCCGCCCTCCGGATCACCGAAATCACGCTGGCCGATCCAGGCCCCGGAGAGGTCGTCGTCGAAGTACGCGCCACCGGCGTGTGCCAATCCGACGTGGGCGTCTTCACCGGAAAGCTCCCCGCGCCGGTACCGCTGGTCCTCGGCCACGAAGGCGCGGGCGTGGTCGTCGAGGTCGGTGCCGGCGTCGAGGACCTGAAAGCCGGTGACCACGTAGTGCTGTCCTGGCTGGCCAGCTGCGGAAGCTGTTTCTATTGCCAGCGAGCCGAACAGCACCTGTGCGGCCGTCCCCGGACCATGCTCGGCGCGCACACCATGGTCGACGGAAGCACCCGGATGAGCCTGAACGGCGCCCCTGTCCGCCAGTTCTGCGGGTTGGGCAGCTTCTCGCAACGGACCGTCGTGCCCGCCGGAGCCGCGATCAAGATCCCCGACGACATCCCGATCGCCTCCGCCGCCCTGCTCGGCTGCGGTGTCCTCACCGGATTCGGCGCCGCCGTCCACACTGGCGAAGTGCGTGTGGGCGACACCGTCGCCGTCGTCGGCTGCGGCGGTGTCGGCCTCAACGCCGTGCAAGGCGCCCGAATCGCCGGAGCCACCACCATCATCGCGATCGACGTGCACGCGGACCGCCTGGCGCTGGCCGCCGAACTCGGCGCCACCCACACCCTGACCGCGGGCCCCGACGTCGTCAAGCAGGTGCAAGCCCGCACCGGACGTCGCGGAGCGGACGTCGTGATCGAGGTGGCCGGACGACACGAAACCGTGCAGCAGGCGATCGCCATGTCCCGCCGCGGCGGCACGACGGTCCTCGTCGGCGCCGGACCAGGCGTCGGCATCGACGAGGTCTTCGGCAACGTCGTCATGGCGGGCAAGACGGTGAAGGGCTGCCTGTACGGCTCAGCGCACGTCAAACGCGACATCCCGCGCCTGGTCGAGCTGTACCGCAGCGGTGCCCTGCACCTCGACCAGCTGGTCACCGAAACCTTCGCCTTCACCGACATCGCCAAAGCCGTCGACTACTGCGCCGCGGAACAAGGCGCCCGCGCCGTCGTCCTCGCCTGA
- a CDS encoding DUF3644 domain-containing protein, with product MVDASRDEAQLAVRLYNDSSEVRSFEGFVVHMHLAWLYLLHAELTRDSIDFRYWRMRGRAKRLERVDGEPKRWELATCVRHRWPDKAAPERANLEFFVALRNKIEHRYAREQRALAVSVSGQSQALLLNYEQELTGQFGTGSSLATRLRFPVFVGSFTDEGERTLRRLRSRLPAPLRTFIADYDAGLDASVTQDPRYDFRLRVLQELAPKDPDALAVQFTRYDDLTEEQRATVEAIGRRGYVVVREHKRPVVGHGLLRPAQAARAIQDRIPFIFNTNLFTTAWKKLGVRPLVGDPHPERTIESYCLYDEPHGDYGYTEAYIAKLARECATEAGFRALLGTVPRDKVTGDWVGPSPLTATPPWKRSASPTAQEPPDMDAMRSA from the coding sequence ATGGTCGACGCTTCTCGCGATGAAGCCCAGCTCGCCGTGCGCTTGTACAACGACTCCTCGGAGGTCCGTTCCTTCGAAGGCTTCGTCGTTCACATGCACCTCGCCTGGCTTTACCTCCTGCACGCCGAACTCACCCGGGACAGCATCGACTTCCGGTATTGGCGCATGCGGGGACGGGCAAAACGGCTGGAACGGGTCGACGGTGAACCGAAGCGCTGGGAGCTGGCCACCTGTGTGCGGCACCGCTGGCCTGACAAAGCCGCTCCGGAACGGGCCAACCTGGAATTCTTCGTCGCCCTGCGCAACAAGATCGAACACCGGTACGCCCGCGAACAGCGAGCACTCGCGGTCTCCGTGAGCGGCCAGAGCCAAGCGCTTCTGCTCAACTACGAGCAGGAGCTCACTGGCCAATTCGGAACCGGCTCGTCCCTCGCCACCCGCCTGCGGTTCCCGGTCTTTGTCGGAAGCTTCACCGACGAGGGCGAGCGTACCCTGCGACGGCTGCGCTCGCGGCTGCCCGCACCACTGCGGACCTTCATCGCCGACTATGACGCCGGCCTCGATGCCTCCGTCACTCAGGACCCGCGATACGACTTCCGGCTGCGAGTGCTCCAGGAACTCGCGCCCAAAGACCCGGACGCACTCGCGGTCCAGTTCACCCGCTACGACGACCTCACTGAGGAACAACGAGCCACCGTCGAGGCGATCGGCAGAAGAGGCTACGTCGTCGTCCGCGAACACAAACGACCCGTCGTCGGACACGGGTTGCTCCGGCCGGCACAGGCCGCACGAGCGATCCAGGACCGGATACCGTTCATATTCAACACAAATCTATTCACCACAGCCTGGAAGAAGCTCGGTGTGCGACCGTTGGTCGGAGATCCGCATCCCGAGAGGACGATCGAAAGCTACTGTCTCTACGACGAGCCACACGGCGATTACGGCTACACCGAGGCCTACATCGCCAAACTTGCCCGCGAATGCGCAACCGAAGCAGGCTTCCGCGCTTTACTCGGGACGGTCCCCAGAGACAAGGTGACCGGCGACTGGGTGGGACCGTCTCCGCTCACCGCGACACCGCCCTGGAAACGATCGGCCTCGCCGACCGCACAGGAGCCTCCGGACATGGATGCGATGCGCTCAGCCTGA
- a CDS encoding class I adenylate-forming enzyme family protein: MGMSLNYVTDSIAGQLPPIDPGRPAVVLGGEPAVSWTELRARELRYARALQRAGVRKGDRVALLLRNCADYIALYLAIGRVGGIAVRLNWRLTGPELEFALSDSSASLLLFDAEFTPVIENLRDGIAVTTYVSRHSTGAGPDWATPLPVFAAEESDASGFPELNADDPVSLMYSSGTTGRPKGVLFSHGNALWIGSVQAQRWRIDERTVAQTSGPLFHAGGFEVLLLPALLAHGTAVTFPSGNFTCERFLEVARHNGTTSMLLYPFMLADLLHMDAIETLVPAALRRIVTGGDVVMPWIYDEMERRLPGVELVQSYSLTEGGAVSTSLEFAVARGRESSIGRPQAMTEVKVIRPDGTLTGSGEVGEICVRSGGVSIGYWNLPDATEATFVDGWCHTGDLGSIDEDGFLTIAGRGKDMYRSGGENVYPAEVEMVLTGHRDVADAAVIGVPDPRYVETGAAIIVPAEGRPVDAEHVRQWLTERLAKYKVPKHFHFVDDLPRNASGKVLKSVLRTTYGGKRND; this comes from the coding sequence ATGGGGATGAGCCTCAACTACGTCACCGATTCGATCGCGGGCCAACTGCCGCCGATCGACCCCGGCCGCCCGGCCGTCGTCCTGGGCGGCGAACCCGCGGTGTCCTGGACGGAACTGCGGGCGAGGGAACTGCGCTATGCCCGTGCCTTGCAACGAGCGGGCGTGCGGAAAGGCGACCGGGTCGCGCTCCTGCTGCGCAACTGTGCCGACTACATCGCGCTGTACCTCGCGATCGGCCGGGTGGGCGGCATCGCCGTTCGCCTCAACTGGCGGCTGACCGGCCCGGAACTCGAGTTCGCCTTGAGCGATTCGAGCGCGAGCCTGCTGCTGTTCGACGCCGAGTTCACGCCGGTGATCGAGAACCTCCGCGACGGCATCGCGGTCACCACTTATGTTTCACGCCACTCGACCGGCGCTGGCCCGGACTGGGCCACTCCCCTGCCGGTGTTCGCCGCCGAGGAGTCCGACGCCTCCGGTTTCCCCGAACTGAACGCCGACGACCCCGTCTCGCTGATGTACTCGTCCGGTACGACAGGGCGGCCGAAGGGTGTGCTGTTCTCCCACGGCAACGCCTTGTGGATCGGCTCCGTCCAGGCGCAACGGTGGCGCATCGACGAGCGCACCGTCGCCCAGACCAGCGGACCGCTCTTCCACGCGGGCGGCTTCGAAGTGCTGCTGCTGCCCGCGCTGCTCGCACACGGCACGGCGGTCACCTTCCCCTCCGGCAACTTCACCTGCGAACGGTTCCTTGAAGTCGCCCGGCACAACGGCACCACGTCCATGCTCCTCTATCCCTTCATGCTCGCCGACCTGCTGCACATGGACGCGATCGAAACTCTCGTCCCCGCCGCCCTCCGCCGGATCGTCACCGGCGGCGACGTCGTCATGCCGTGGATCTACGACGAGATGGAACGTCGGCTCCCCGGCGTCGAACTGGTGCAGTCCTACAGCCTCACCGAAGGCGGCGCGGTGAGCACCAGCCTGGAATTCGCGGTGGCGCGCGGCCGCGAAAGCAGCATCGGCCGCCCGCAGGCCATGACCGAGGTGAAGGTGATCAGGCCGGACGGAACTCTCACCGGCAGCGGAGAAGTCGGCGAGATCTGCGTCCGCAGCGGCGGGGTGAGCATCGGGTACTGGAACCTTCCGGACGCCACCGAAGCGACCTTCGTCGACGGGTGGTGCCACACCGGCGATCTGGGCAGCATCGACGAAGACGGCTTCCTGACGATCGCCGGGCGGGGCAAGGACATGTACCGCAGCGGCGGCGAAAACGTGTACCCGGCCGAAGTCGAGATGGTCCTGACCGGACACCGCGATGTCGCCGACGCCGCGGTGATCGGCGTCCCCGACCCCCGGTACGTCGAGACCGGGGCCGCGATCATCGTGCCCGCCGAAGGCCGCCCGGTCGACGCCGAGCACGTACGCCAATGGCTAACGGAACGACTGGCCAAATACAAGGTCCCCAAACACTTCCACTTCGTGGACGACCTGCCGCGCAACGCCAGCGGAAAGGTCCTCAAGAGCGTTCTCCGCACAACTTATGGAGGCAAGCGAAATGACTGA
- a CDS encoding alpha/beta hydrolase — translation MSEIETRQVTVKAPYWDIAANLLLPPGFDENKTYPAVISAHPIGSCKEQTAGNVYGPALAREGFVVIAFDASFQGDSGGGPRWTEDPTQRVADFSHVVDYLVTLDYVDADRIGVLGICGGGGYATNATMLERRIKALGAVVPVNYGRLIQEGFSEFDPVKLLEQVGEQRTEEARGGDVQVNELLPASPEAAREAGATDRDVVEATDYYKTGRGGKPNGVARMNFGSLNQALNWDAFLRAETMLTQPALIVVGDQPGAFGSYRDGTELYGRIAASRDRELVVAEGYSHYDLYDQPEPVKIALDALIPFYRKHLGQAA, via the coding sequence ATGAGCGAGATCGAGACCCGTCAAGTCACCGTCAAAGCCCCGTACTGGGACATCGCGGCGAACCTGCTGCTGCCGCCGGGCTTCGACGAGAACAAGACCTACCCTGCCGTCATCAGCGCCCATCCGATCGGCAGTTGCAAGGAACAGACCGCCGGGAATGTCTACGGCCCGGCGCTGGCGCGAGAAGGCTTCGTCGTCATCGCCTTCGACGCGAGCTTCCAGGGCGACAGCGGCGGCGGGCCGCGGTGGACCGAAGACCCGACTCAGCGCGTGGCCGACTTCTCCCACGTGGTCGACTACCTCGTGACGCTGGACTACGTCGACGCGGACCGGATCGGTGTCCTCGGCATCTGCGGCGGTGGCGGGTATGCCACGAACGCGACGATGCTCGAACGCCGGATCAAGGCGCTCGGCGCGGTCGTGCCGGTGAACTACGGCCGTCTCATACAGGAGGGCTTCAGCGAGTTCGACCCGGTCAAGCTGCTCGAACAGGTCGGCGAACAGCGCACCGAGGAGGCCCGCGGCGGCGACGTCCAGGTCAATGAACTGCTGCCGGCCTCCCCCGAAGCGGCCCGCGAAGCAGGCGCTACGGACCGGGACGTCGTCGAAGCCACGGATTACTACAAGACCGGGCGGGGCGGGAAGCCCAACGGCGTCGCCCGGATGAACTTCGGCTCGCTGAACCAGGCACTGAACTGGGACGCGTTCCTTCGCGCCGAGACGATGCTGACCCAGCCGGCTCTGATCGTGGTCGGAGACCAGCCGGGCGCGTTCGGTTCCTACCGCGACGGGACGGAGCTGTACGGCCGCATCGCGGCATCGCGGGACCGTGAGCTCGTCGTGGCCGAGGGCTACTCGCACTACGACCTTTACGACCAGCCCGAGCCGGTCAAGATCGCGCTCGACGCGCTGATCCCGTTCTACCGCAAGCACTTGGGGCAGGCTGCCTGA
- a CDS encoding CaiB/BaiF CoA transferase family protein, translated as MAGLKVVELAGIGPGPWCGMLLSDLGAEVLRVDRPAAVGTMRTDLGAANGRQPAFVNDRGRRSIAVDLKHPEGVDVVLRLAEQADVLIEGNRPGVAERLGVGPQDCFARNPSLVYGRATGWGQEGPLSQTAGHDLNYLATSGLLATMGPAGGPPAIPLNLLGDYAGGGLMLAMGLVAALWEARNGGPGQVVDASMLDGIALLGGVFYGQHQAGMLTPERGSNALDGGAPFYTVYETADCGWMAVAAIEAKFFAELLAVLELAPELAARQWNRAEWPSLHATIAAVFRTRSRTEWEARFEGREACTTPVLDLDEALRHEHAAARKSFVPVDGVLQPAPAPRFSRTPGAVQGPAVPAGADTGTALLDWGLTAEEVTALRASGAIV; from the coding sequence TTGGCGGGGCTGAAGGTCGTTGAACTCGCCGGGATCGGGCCGGGGCCGTGGTGCGGAATGCTGCTCAGCGATCTCGGCGCCGAAGTGCTGCGGGTGGACCGGCCAGCTGCCGTGGGCACGATGCGCACCGATCTCGGCGCCGCCAACGGGCGGCAACCGGCTTTCGTCAACGACCGGGGACGGCGCTCGATCGCGGTCGACCTGAAGCACCCCGAAGGCGTCGATGTGGTGCTGCGGCTGGCAGAACAGGCTGACGTCCTCATCGAGGGCAACCGCCCGGGAGTCGCCGAGCGGCTTGGCGTGGGCCCGCAGGACTGCTTCGCACGCAACCCCAGCCTGGTCTACGGGCGGGCTACGGGCTGGGGCCAGGAGGGTCCCCTGAGCCAGACCGCCGGACACGACCTCAACTACCTCGCGACGTCCGGCCTGCTCGCGACGATGGGACCAGCGGGCGGACCGCCGGCGATCCCGCTCAACCTGCTCGGCGACTACGCCGGCGGCGGGCTGATGCTCGCCATGGGCCTGGTGGCCGCCCTGTGGGAAGCCCGTAACGGCGGCCCCGGCCAGGTCGTCGACGCGTCGATGCTGGACGGAATCGCCCTGCTCGGCGGCGTCTTCTACGGCCAGCACCAAGCCGGGATGCTCACGCCCGAGCGTGGCAGCAACGCTCTCGACGGCGGCGCGCCGTTCTACACCGTCTACGAGACCGCCGACTGCGGCTGGATGGCTGTCGCCGCGATCGAGGCCAAGTTCTTCGCCGAGTTGCTCGCTGTCCTCGAACTGGCACCGGAACTCGCCGCGCGCCAATGGAACCGCGCCGAGTGGCCGTCGCTGCACGCGACGATCGCCGCTGTCTTCCGCACTCGTTCGCGCACCGAGTGGGAAGCCCGGTTCGAAGGCCGGGAAGCGTGCACGACACCGGTCCTCGACCTGGACGAGGCACTGCGTCACGAACACGCGGCGGCCAGGAAGAGCTTCGTTCCGGTCGACGGCGTGCTGCAGCCCGCTCCTGCGCCGCGGTTCAGCCGAACCCCGGGTGCGGTCCAAGGCCCGGCGGTTCCCGCGGGGGCCGACACCGGCACCGCATTGCTCGACTGGGGCCTGACCGCGGAAGAGGTGACCGCTTTGCGGGCATCCGGAGCGATCGTTTAG
- a CDS encoding helix-turn-helix domain-containing protein: MSVATDLKEFLVSRRAKVTPDQVGLPSSGRRRVPGLRREEVATLAGVSPDYYVQIERGRAGDISDEVLYAISRALLLNDVETAHLFGLARARPRTGARRAPDRVPDGVLLMLDRTPDLPMLVQNGRLDLVAANDLGRALYADAYDRAPGTPNLARYVFFDDRSAEFFPDWGLIADYAVCLLRAEAGRAPYHRKLTELIGELATRSDEFKTRWARHDVRTHDRGEKQFRHPVVGDLTLRYEGFAIPGTDGLSLYSYLAPPGDHAALLLLASWAKTHAEPAADPSVSPPRTP, from the coding sequence ATGAGCGTGGCGACGGATCTCAAGGAGTTCCTGGTCTCCCGCCGGGCGAAAGTGACGCCTGACCAGGTCGGGCTGCCCTCGTCCGGACGTCGCCGGGTGCCCGGGCTCCGGCGCGAGGAGGTCGCGACGCTCGCCGGGGTCAGCCCGGACTACTACGTCCAGATCGAACGCGGCCGCGCCGGCGACATCTCCGACGAGGTGCTCTACGCGATCTCCCGGGCACTGCTGCTGAACGACGTCGAGACGGCGCATCTGTTCGGCCTCGCCCGCGCCCGGCCCCGCACCGGCGCCCGGCGCGCCCCCGACCGCGTCCCGGACGGCGTGCTGCTGATGCTCGACCGCACGCCCGACCTGCCCATGCTGGTGCAGAACGGCCGCCTCGACCTCGTCGCGGCCAACGATCTCGGCCGCGCGCTGTACGCGGACGCCTACGACCGTGCCCCCGGCACGCCCAACCTCGCCCGGTACGTGTTCTTCGACGACCGCTCGGCCGAGTTCTTCCCGGACTGGGGCCTGATCGCCGACTACGCGGTCTGCCTGCTGCGCGCCGAAGCCGGACGCGCGCCCTACCACCGGAAGCTCACCGAACTGATCGGCGAGCTGGCCACCCGCAGCGACGAGTTCAAGACCCGCTGGGCCCGCCACGACGTCCGGACCCACGACCGCGGCGAGAAGCAGTTCCGGCATCCGGTGGTCGGCGACCTGACCTTGCGCTACGAAGGGTTCGCGATCCCGGGCACCGACGGGCTCAGCCTCTACAGCTACCTCGCCCCGCCCGGCGACCACGCCGCCCTCCTTCTGCTCGCCAGCTGGGCCAAGACCCACGCGGAACCCGCCGCGGACCCGTCCGTCAGCCCGCCTCGAACGCCCTGA